In a genomic window of uncultured Flavobacterium sp.:
- a CDS encoding BamA/TamA family outer membrane protein: MSKKHSNIKTTYIRYFIALSLFFVFGCSNTKYLPDGELLYTGGSVIVKDTIIKKKERKELETELEGLLRPKPNKQFLGLRPKLWIYNIAGQPKKDKGIRYWLRNKVGEPPVLFSKVDLDYNASVLRNFTENRGYFKTRVSADSTVSNKRVTAEYTVEPKKRYIIKSVTFPDDSLAMSRLIARSSRRSLLKVGKPYDLDVIKAERERIDARLKEKGYYYFNPDYILAQVDSSKGDHEVKIRLVIKADTPPKALTSYKINKIIVYPNFAISKDSVKYKPEDVVQYKDFTIIDTANTFKPRVFDRAIYFKKGDLYNRKDHNLTLNRFVNLGTFSFVKNEFKPSDSLPNTLDSYYYLTLLPKKFIRVEVLGKTNSASYTGTEINVNWNNRNLFRGAELLTVSVFGGADFQLSGDNNGKNIYKLGTETSLTWPRFIVPFFHVEGNSEYVPRTKATVRYEYQNRTQLYALNSFKTSFGYQWKENIRKEHQLNVIDVTYVSPNHVTEEYLADIDEDASLGKVIEKQLIFGPTYTYTYTNTMQKRKKNTFYFSGDLDLAGNITGLVSGANVKNGNQKSIFDVPFSQYVKMRADFRHYLKLGKESELASRIIVGAGLPYGNSSALPTSKQFVVGGTNSIRAFRARSLGPGSYLNTKTTNDYLPDQSGDLKLEFSTEYRAKLFSIVRGALFIDAGNVWLLNADPDKPGGEITKDFMKDIAVGAGAGLRFDLSFLVLRTDLAFPLRKPYLPEGERWVIKDIDFGSGPWRKDNLILNIAIGYPF, encoded by the coding sequence ATGAGCAAAAAACATAGCAATATAAAAACAACATACATCAGATATTTTATTGCGCTATCCTTATTTTTTGTTTTTGGATGCAGCAATACAAAATATTTGCCTGACGGAGAATTGTTGTATACAGGAGGTTCTGTGATCGTAAAAGACACAATTATAAAAAAGAAAGAACGCAAAGAACTGGAAACGGAACTTGAAGGTTTGTTGCGTCCAAAACCTAACAAACAATTCTTGGGATTACGTCCTAAATTATGGATTTATAATATTGCAGGACAGCCTAAAAAAGATAAAGGAATTCGATATTGGCTGCGAAATAAAGTTGGTGAACCGCCAGTTCTTTTTAGTAAAGTCGACTTGGATTACAACGCTTCAGTTCTTCGGAATTTCACTGAAAATCGCGGTTATTTTAAAACTCGCGTTAGTGCAGATTCTACTGTGAGCAACAAAAGAGTAACCGCAGAATATACGGTTGAACCCAAAAAAAGGTATATCATAAAAAGTGTGACTTTTCCGGATGATTCATTAGCAATGTCAAGATTAATAGCAAGATCGAGTCGAAGAAGTTTATTAAAAGTAGGTAAGCCTTATGATTTGGATGTTATAAAAGCCGAACGTGAACGTATAGATGCAAGGCTTAAAGAAAAGGGATATTATTATTTTAATCCGGATTATATTTTAGCGCAGGTTGATAGTAGTAAAGGCGATCATGAAGTGAAAATTAGGCTGGTAATAAAAGCAGATACGCCGCCAAAAGCGCTAACATCTTATAAGATTAATAAAATTATTGTTTACCCGAATTTCGCTATTTCAAAAGATAGCGTTAAATACAAACCGGAAGATGTTGTTCAGTACAAAGATTTTACGATTATAGACACTGCAAATACTTTTAAACCGAGAGTTTTTGACAGAGCAATTTATTTCAAAAAAGGAGATTTATACAATAGAAAAGACCATAATTTAACACTGAATCGTTTTGTGAATCTGGGAACTTTCAGCTTTGTAAAAAACGAGTTTAAACCTTCGGATAGTTTGCCAAATACGCTGGATTCGTATTATTATCTAACGCTTTTGCCAAAGAAATTTATTAGAGTTGAGGTTTTAGGAAAAACAAATTCGGCCAGTTATACCGGAACAGAAATAAATGTAAACTGGAATAATAGAAACTTATTTAGAGGTGCAGAATTGCTTACGGTTTCTGTTTTTGGCGGTGCCGATTTTCAGCTTTCGGGAGATAATAACGGGAAAAATATCTATAAACTAGGAACAGAAACCAGTTTGACGTGGCCAAGATTTATCGTTCCGTTTTTTCATGTTGAAGGTAATAGCGAATATGTGCCGCGAACCAAAGCGACAGTGCGATATGAGTACCAAAACAGAACGCAATTGTATGCTTTAAATTCTTTTAAAACATCTTTTGGATATCAATGGAAAGAGAATATTCGAAAAGAACATCAATTGAATGTTATTGATGTTACTTATGTGAGTCCAAATCATGTTACCGAAGAGTATTTGGCAGATATTGACGAAGATGCATCGTTAGGAAAAGTAATTGAAAAGCAATTGATTTTTGGTCCAACGTATACGTATACATATACCAACACAATGCAGAAACGTAAAAAGAATACGTTCTATTTTAGTGGAGATTTAGATTTGGCAGGAAACATTACGGGATTAGTAAGCGGAGCAAATGTTAAAAATGGGAATCAGAAAAGTATTTTTGATGTTCCGTTTAGCCAATATGTAAAAATGAGAGCCGATTTCAGACATTATTTAAAACTCGGAAAAGAAAGCGAATTGGCTAGCCGAATTATTGTTGGTGCCGGACTTCCGTATGGAAATTCAAGTGCTTTGCCAACATCCAAACAATTTGTCGTGGGAGGAACCAATAGTATTCGCGCCTTTAGAGCAAGATCTTTGGGACCGGGAAGTTATTTGAATACTAAAACTACGAATGATTATTTACCGGATCAATCAGGAGATTTAAAACTGGAATTTAGTACAGAATACAGAGCAAAACTTTTTAGCATTGTTCGTGGAGCTTTATTTATTGATGCAGGAAATGTTTGGCTTTTAAATGCTGATCCGGATAAACCAGGCGGAGAAATCACTAAAGATTTCATGAAAGATATTGCTGTTGGAGCGGGAGCAGGTTTACGTTTTGATTTGTCTTTCCTGGTTTTACGAACCGATTTAGCATTTCCGCTTAGAAAACCATATTTGCCTGAAGGCGAAAGATGGGTAATCAAAGATATTGATTTCGGAAGCGGTCCATGGCGAAAAGACAATCTGATATTGAATATCGCAATTGGATATCCATTTTAG
- a CDS encoding DUF4230 domain-containing protein produces the protein MQNLIKRIIVLGSAILLIVLAFKYCQFKKEDDSTIDYNTNLIQQQILNVGKLVVTEGHFSEVITYKNQQKYLMDMVSFEKKALVVVNANVTVAYDLHKMKYDIDEKNKTITILNIPKEEITINPDIQFYDVEQSKLNPFTGDDYNKINKSVKANLAKKIEASTLKTNAQNRLISELSKILILTNSMGWKLQYNGKTIESEKELNQDLKL, from the coding sequence ATGCAAAATTTAATAAAAAGAATAATAGTTTTAGGTTCGGCGATACTTTTGATCGTTTTGGCTTTCAAATATTGTCAGTTCAAAAAAGAAGATGATTCTACCATCGATTATAACACCAATTTGATTCAGCAACAAATCCTGAATGTTGGTAAATTGGTTGTCACCGAAGGACATTTTTCAGAAGTAATCACGTATAAAAATCAGCAGAAATATTTGATGGACATGGTTTCTTTTGAGAAGAAAGCACTTGTTGTAGTCAATGCAAATGTTACGGTAGCTTACGATTTGCATAAAATGAAATACGATATCGACGAAAAGAATAAAACAATCACAATTCTTAATATTCCAAAAGAAGAAATCACGATCAATCCTGATATTCAGTTTTATGATGTTGAACAAAGCAAACTGAATCCGTTTACGGGAGACGATTACAATAAAATCAACAAATCTGTAAAAGCAAATCTAGCCAAGAAAATCGAAGCTTCTACTTTAAAAACAAATGCCCAAAACCGATTAATAAGTGAATTGTCTAAAATTCTAATCCTAACCAATTCAATGGGTTGGAAATTACAATACAACGGAAAAACCATTGAATCAGAGAAAGAGCTGAATCAGGATTTGAAGTTGTAA
- a CDS encoding aromatic amino acid hydroxylase: MNASIETNPLLERLPKHLKQFIKPQDYSDYTPINQAVWRYVMRKNVDYLSKVAHSSYLEGLRKTGIEVDSIPSMYGMNRILTEIGWAAVAVDGFIPPNAFMEFQAYNVLVIASDIRQLEHIEYTPAPDIIHEGAGHAPIIANPEYAEYLRRFGEIGCKAISSHKDYQMYEAIRLLSILKEAEDTPQEKIDEAEKAVADLQNNMGELSEMAQIRNLHWWTVEYGLIGTVENPKIYGAGLLSSIGESAWCMTDNVKKIPYDISAANQNFDITQLQPQLYVTPNFSYLSLILEEFANKMALRTGGLSGIQKLIHSNALGTIELSTGLQVSGVFTNVLEDEGKPVYIQTTGKTALSYREKELVGHGTLTHPHGFGSPIGKLKGFNLAIEDMSPKDLQAYSIVENETVKLEFEGNIIVEGEIITGSRNLHGEIILISFRNCTVTHGETILFQPDWGNYDMAIGKKVVSAFSGPADVNSFDLINTVPKTTTIKAKHTDERDDLEVLYQTVRLMRENKDSKSELKPVFTKLKENHANDWLLSVEIAELLKNSNEDQLLQEVLVHLDQLKVKRPEVAHLIAGGLDLIFDKEAV; encoded by the coding sequence ATGAATGCAAGTATTGAAACAAACCCATTATTAGAGCGATTGCCTAAACATTTAAAGCAATTTATTAAACCGCAGGATTATAGCGATTATACGCCAATAAATCAGGCCGTTTGGCGCTACGTAATGCGTAAAAATGTAGATTATTTATCAAAAGTTGCTCATAGTTCGTATTTGGAAGGTTTACGCAAAACCGGAATCGAAGTTGATTCTATTCCAAGTATGTACGGAATGAACAGAATCCTGACCGAAATTGGCTGGGCTGCTGTTGCCGTTGACGGATTTATTCCGCCAAATGCTTTTATGGAATTTCAGGCTTATAATGTGCTTGTTATTGCTTCGGATATTCGTCAATTAGAACATATCGAATACACGCCTGCACCGGATATTATTCACGAAGGTGCCGGTCACGCTCCTATTATTGCGAATCCTGAATATGCTGAATATTTGCGTCGTTTTGGCGAAATAGGCTGTAAAGCGATTTCATCACACAAAGATTATCAGATGTATGAGGCGATTCGATTGCTTTCGATTTTGAAAGAAGCCGAAGATACGCCGCAAGAAAAAATAGACGAAGCTGAAAAAGCGGTTGCCGATTTGCAGAATAATATGGGCGAATTGTCTGAAATGGCTCAGATTCGAAATCTGCATTGGTGGACTGTTGAATATGGTTTAATAGGAACTGTTGAAAATCCAAAAATATATGGCGCAGGATTACTTTCTTCGATAGGCGAAAGTGCTTGGTGTATGACGGATAATGTAAAGAAAATCCCTTATGATATCTCGGCTGCGAATCAAAATTTTGATATTACGCAGTTACAACCTCAGCTTTATGTAACGCCAAATTTTTCTTATTTGAGTTTAATTTTAGAGGAGTTTGCTAATAAAATGGCTTTACGAACCGGAGGACTTTCGGGAATTCAGAAACTGATTCATTCGAATGCTTTAGGAACTATTGAATTGAGTACAGGTTTGCAAGTTTCGGGCGTTTTTACTAATGTTCTGGAAGATGAAGGAAAACCTGTTTACATTCAAACTACAGGAAAAACCGCTTTATCATATCGCGAAAAAGAATTGGTTGGACACGGAACTTTAACGCATCCGCATGGATTTGGAAGTCCGATTGGGAAACTAAAAGGCTTTAATTTAGCAATCGAAGACATGAGTCCAAAGGATTTGCAAGCGTATTCTATTGTTGAAAACGAAACCGTAAAACTAGAATTTGAAGGTAATATTATTGTTGAAGGTGAAATTATTACAGGATCAAGAAACTTACACGGAGAAATTATTCTGATTAGTTTTAGAAATTGTACTGTTACTCACGGCGAAACGATTTTGTTTCAGCCTGATTGGGGAAATTATGATATGGCAATTGGTAAAAAAGTGGTTTCTGCTTTTTCCGGTCCAGCCGATGTGAATAGTTTTGATCTTATAAATACTGTTCCAAAAACGACTACGATTAAAGCAAAACATACAGATGAACGCGATGATCTTGAAGTTCTTTATCAAACGGTTCGCTTGATGAGAGAAAATAAAGATTCGAAATCTGAATTAAAACCTGTCTTTACTAAACTGAAAGAAAATCATGCTAATGATTGGTTGCTTTCTGTTGAAATTGCTGAACTTTTGAAGAATTCAAATGAAGATCAGCTTTTGCAAGAAGTCTTAGTTCATCTTGATCAATTGAAAGTTAAGCGTCCAGAAGTTGCACATTTAATTGCTGGCGGATTGGATTTGATTTTTGATAAAGAAGCGGTTTAG
- a CDS encoding group III truncated hemoglobin, with protein sequence MATLKDISNLEDIKIMVNSFYNNIRKDDLLGPIFNDKLQDRWPVHLEKMYGFWQTILFDVRAYSGSPFPPHKQLPVDKTHFDRWIEIFNTTIDTQFSGPITDEAKMRATNMAFMFNHKIEYFRNADNH encoded by the coding sequence ATGGCAACTCTTAAAGATATTTCGAACCTCGAGGATATAAAAATAATGGTCAATTCTTTTTATAACAACATTAGAAAGGATGATCTTCTTGGTCCAATTTTCAATGATAAACTACAAGATCGTTGGCCTGTGCATTTAGAAAAAATGTATGGTTTTTGGCAAACTATCTTGTTTGATGTCCGTGCTTATTCCGGAAGTCCTTTTCCTCCGCACAAACAATTGCCGGTAGATAAAACTCATTTTGATCGTTGGATCGAAATTTTTAATACTACGATTGATACTCAATTTTCAGGACCAATTACAGACGAAGCAAAAATGCGCGCGACAAATATGGCTTTTATGTTCAATCATAAAATTGAATATTTTAGAAACGCTGATAATCATTAA
- a CDS encoding RICIN domain-containing protein, with translation MHKTTQKPKNRVKATIMIKVIIMLLFITSVNAQTVTPWITSGDQTKLLQQQATVSFGTNSGTNPSTVTINAGTTYQTMDGFGYTLTEGSCEVISGMAATQQNQLLNDLYNPTTGLNANVVRISIGASDLSSSSYSYNETSGDTNMNNFSLNGPDLTYLIPIIKKIQLINPNIKILATPWSAPRWMKSNGSWVGGNLQTQYYAAYAKYFVKYFAAMQAQGISIWGITPQNEPENPNNEPSMLMNSTEQKNFINQQLGPQMAAAGYGGIKIIAFDHNCDNTAYPIDVLNNSSYVDGAAFHLYLGNISAMSTVKNATNKNVYFTEQYTGSGGSFSGDFGWHMQNVVIGSTTNWAKTVLEWNAANNSSLGPRTPGGCTTCLGAVTVNNSTSYTRNVAYYIIGQISKFVKPGALRVGSTSTSGSITSSAFKNPDGSIALVIYNSGSANTIKVVSGSSAFNYAVPASSAVTFNWGASNPVAVTGVSVSPTSATITAGQTQQLTATISPSNATNTAVNWSSSNNSVATVNSNGLVSGVSAGNATITVTTVDGSKTATSAITVNSGTTGFPGYYNIISRNSNKGLDVADNSTTSGGRIQQYDITSGGGNNQRWKFVSTGSGSYYIIVKSTGMYLAVENNGTANGLKVQQKTFSSSNEFKWTVNSLGGGYYSIINVNSNKSLDVENVSTANGANIQVWDYTSGLNQQWQFVQVESTAKRALTETAVNSETSADMTIFINPTNDYLKIDTNHEGSATVEVFNIGGQNIIKKNVDFVKGNPSEIEVSRIPKGVYIVRVNDSKGSYSKKVLKQ, from the coding sequence ATGCACAAAACTACCCAAAAACCTAAAAACCGAGTAAAAGCTACGATAATGATAAAGGTCATTATAATGCTTTTGTTTATTACTAGTGTAAATGCTCAAACAGTTACTCCGTGGATAACTTCAGGAGATCAAACGAAATTATTGCAACAACAAGCTACAGTTAGCTTCGGGACAAATTCAGGAACTAATCCTTCAACGGTAACGATTAATGCCGGAACAACTTACCAAACAATGGACGGATTTGGTTATACATTAACCGAAGGAAGTTGCGAAGTAATTAGCGGAATGGCAGCAACTCAGCAAAATCAATTATTGAATGATTTGTATAATCCTACAACAGGTTTGAACGCAAATGTGGTTCGTATTAGTATTGGAGCTTCAGATTTAAGCAGTTCTTCTTATAGTTATAACGAAACTTCGGGAGATACTAATATGAATAATTTTAGCCTAAACGGACCAGATTTAACCTATTTGATTCCGATTATAAAAAAGATTCAGTTAATTAATCCAAACATAAAAATACTAGCAACGCCATGGTCAGCTCCACGCTGGATGAAAAGTAACGGTTCATGGGTTGGCGGAAATCTGCAAACACAATATTATGCGGCTTACGCTAAGTATTTTGTGAAATATTTTGCAGCAATGCAGGCACAGGGAATTTCTATTTGGGGAATCACACCTCAAAATGAACCTGAAAACCCAAATAACGAACCAAGTATGCTGATGAATTCTACAGAACAAAAGAATTTTATCAATCAACAACTTGGACCTCAAATGGCAGCAGCAGGATATGGCGGAATTAAAATCATTGCTTTCGACCACAATTGCGATAATACAGCTTATCCTATTGATGTTTTGAATAATAGCAGTTATGTTGATGGAGCAGCTTTTCACTTGTATTTAGGAAATATTTCGGCAATGTCAACGGTGAAAAATGCAACGAATAAGAATGTTTATTTTACAGAACAATACACAGGTTCAGGCGGAAGCTTTAGTGGAGATTTTGGCTGGCACATGCAAAATGTAGTGATCGGAAGTACTACAAATTGGGCGAAAACAGTCTTAGAATGGAATGCCGCAAATAACTCAAGTTTAGGACCACGAACTCCAGGCGGATGTACCACTTGTTTGGGTGCTGTAACGGTTAACAATAGTACAAGTTATACTAGAAATGTTGCTTATTATATTATTGGTCAGATTTCGAAATTTGTAAAACCAGGCGCTTTAAGAGTTGGTTCTACAAGTACTAGTGGCTCTATTACTTCTTCTGCATTCAAAAATCCTGACGGATCTATTGCTCTTGTGATTTATAATTCAGGATCAGCAAATACAATCAAAGTAGTATCAGGATCTTCGGCATTTAATTATGCTGTTCCTGCATCTTCTGCCGTTACATTTAATTGGGGAGCTTCAAATCCGGTTGCAGTTACAGGAGTGAGTGTTAGTCCAACTTCGGCAACAATTACAGCGGGACAAACACAACAATTAACGGCTACAATTTCGCCAAGTAATGCAACAAATACAGCAGTAAATTGGAGTTCAAGTAATAATTCGGTTGCAACTGTAAATTCAAACGGATTGGTTTCTGGAGTTTCTGCAGGAAATGCTACAATCACAGTTACTACAGTAGACGGTTCTAAAACTGCAACGAGCGCCATAACAGTAAATTCCGGAACAACAGGATTTCCTGGATATTATAATATTATTTCAAGAAACAGTAACAAAGGTTTAGATGTTGCAGATAATTCGACTACAAGCGGAGGACGTATTCAGCAATATGATATAACAAGTGGTGGAGGAAACAACCAACGCTGGAAATTTGTTTCTACAGGAAGCGGTAGTTATTACATTATCGTAAAATCTACAGGAATGTATTTGGCAGTTGAAAACAACGGAACGGCAAATGGATTGAAAGTGCAGCAAAAAACGTTCTCTAGTTCTAATGAATTTAAATGGACTGTTAATAGTCTTGGCGGTGGATATTACAGTATTATCAACGTTAACAGTAATAAATCGCTGGATGTTGAAAATGTTTCTACAGCAAATGGAGCAAATATTCAGGTTTGGGATTATACAAGCGGATTAAATCAACAATGGCAGTTTGTTCAGGTAGAATCAACAGCAAAAAGAGCTTTGACTGAAACTGCGGTAAATAGCGAAACTTCAGCCGATATGACAATTTTTATTAATCCGACAAATGATTATTTAAAAATTGATACTAATCATGAAGGAAGCGCGACTGTAGAAGTATTCAATATTGGAGGACAAAACATAATCAAGAAAAATGTAGATTTTGTAAAAGGAAATCCATCTGAAATAGAAGTTTCAAGAATTCCGAAAGGAGTTTATATCGTGAGAGTAAACGACAGTAAAGGTTCTTATTCTAAAAAAGTCCTGAAACAATAA
- the ilvA gene encoding threonine ammonia-lyase IlvA, which produces MNLFNEVLAAKKQLENVVAATPLTQNLNLSEEFESTILLKREDLQIVRSYKIRGAYNKISSLNDIEKATGIVCASAGNHAQGVAYSCHLLQIQGKIYMPKTTPKQKVKQVQLFGKSFVEIVLTGDTFDDAYASATADAIKNHKIFIHPFDDEKVIAGQGTVGLEILENYKESIDYVFVPIGGGGLASGLSEVFKHLSPNTKIIGVEPKGAPSMKTSIEENKNTALTTIDKFVDGAAVKQVGDKTFEICRYNLEDIILVPEGKVCTTILRLYNEEAMVVEPAGALTIAALDFYKDKIKGKTVVCVVSGSNNDIERTAEIKERSLLYEGLMHYFMIQFPQRPGALKEFVNNILGPDDDITYFQFAKKNSREVGSVVVGLELKNKNDILAIKMNMTKNGFEFQYLNDNQDLFTQLIG; this is translated from the coding sequence ATGAATCTATTTAACGAAGTACTTGCTGCCAAAAAACAGCTTGAAAATGTAGTTGCTGCTACTCCACTCACACAAAATCTGAATCTTTCAGAAGAATTTGAATCTACTATTTTATTAAAAAGAGAAGATTTACAAATTGTGCGGTCGTACAAAATTAGAGGCGCTTACAACAAGATTTCTTCGTTAAATGATATCGAAAAAGCAACTGGAATTGTTTGTGCAAGTGCCGGAAATCATGCTCAAGGTGTTGCTTATTCGTGTCATCTTTTGCAAATACAAGGCAAAATCTATATGCCAAAAACAACTCCAAAGCAAAAAGTAAAACAAGTGCAATTGTTTGGAAAATCATTTGTAGAAATTGTTCTTACCGGAGACACTTTTGATGACGCTTATGCTTCGGCTACAGCCGATGCCATCAAAAACCATAAAATATTTATTCATCCTTTTGACGACGAAAAAGTCATTGCAGGTCAGGGAACTGTTGGATTAGAAATTCTCGAAAATTATAAAGAATCTATTGATTACGTTTTTGTTCCGATTGGCGGTGGCGGATTAGCTTCGGGATTATCTGAAGTTTTTAAACATCTAAGTCCAAATACTAAAATTATTGGCGTGGAGCCAAAAGGCGCTCCTTCGATGAAAACTTCGATTGAAGAAAATAAAAATACCGCTTTAACCACGATTGATAAATTTGTAGATGGCGCAGCGGTAAAACAAGTTGGTGATAAAACTTTTGAAATCTGTCGCTACAATTTAGAAGATATTATCCTAGTTCCCGAAGGAAAAGTTTGTACCACAATTTTACGTTTATACAATGAAGAAGCAATGGTTGTAGAACCTGCGGGCGCATTAACCATTGCAGCTTTGGATTTTTATAAGGATAAAATAAAAGGTAAAACAGTCGTTTGCGTCGTAAGTGGAAGTAATAATGATATCGAAAGAACTGCCGAAATAAAAGAACGCTCTTTATTATACGAAGGCTTAATGCACTATTTTATGATTCAGTTCCCACAACGACCGGGAGCTTTAAAAGAGTTCGTAAACAATATTTTAGGTCCTGATGATGACATTACTTATTTTCAATTTGCCAAGAAAAACAGCCGCGAAGTAGGTTCTGTGGTTGTGGGATTAGAATTGAAAAACAAAAACGATATTCTGGCTATTAAAATGAATATGACTAAAAATGGTTTTGAATTTCAATACTTAAATGACAATCAGGATTTGTTTACACAATTAATAGGATAA
- a CDS encoding DUF4136 domain-containing protein encodes MKTFKLVPVFLLLILASCSTVSVYSDYDKNVDFAPYKTYAFFKPGIDKVEISDLDKRRILRAIDDQMQAKGFTKSENPDLLVNIFTKSREQVDVNQFNAGWGYGWGYGWNPYMMYGYGGQTTVSTSTQGTLYIDLIDAKKKEMIWQGEGVGTLTKNVDKKDEKVAEFVTKILAQYPPVKK; translated from the coding sequence ATGAAAACATTCAAATTAGTACCCGTTTTTTTGCTCTTAATACTAGCTTCATGCAGTACGGTTAGTGTTTATTCTGATTATGATAAAAACGTAGATTTTGCGCCTTATAAAACTTATGCTTTTTTTAAGCCGGGAATTGATAAGGTCGAAATATCTGATTTGGATAAAAGACGTATTCTACGTGCCATTGATGATCAAATGCAAGCCAAAGGTTTTACAAAAAGTGAAAACCCAGATTTATTAGTAAACATTTTTACTAAATCAAGAGAACAAGTTGATGTTAACCAATTTAATGCCGGATGGGGTTACGGTTGGGGATACGGATGGAATCCTTACATGATGTATGGATACGGAGGACAAACCACTGTTTCAACTTCTACACAAGGAACTTTATACATTGATTTAATTGATGCAAAAAAGAAAGAAATGATCTGGCAAGGTGAAGGTGTTGGAACTTTAACCAAAAACGTGGATAAAAAAGATGAAAAAGTTGCTGAATTTGTGACTAAAATTTTAGCTCAATATCCTCCGGTTAAAAAATAA